A single region of the Borrelia hermsii DAH genome encodes:
- the rpsI gene encoding 30S ribosomal protein S9 codes for MAKSDVKGINLGMGTGRRKSSVARVYIREGKGDIKINSRDFDSYMQLEKLKTIALSPLVLTNTLGKYDLYINIYGGGISGQAGAIRHGIARALFNLDEEHKMILKSNGFLTRDPRKVERKKFGKKKARKSFQFSKR; via the coding sequence ATGGCAAAGTCAGATGTTAAGGGTATTAATTTAGGAATGGGTACGGGAAGGAGAAAATCTTCTGTTGCTAGGGTTTACATTAGGGAAGGTAAAGGTGATATTAAGATTAATAGTAGGGATTTTGATTCTTATATGCAACTTGAAAAGTTAAAAACAATTGCTCTATCTCCATTAGTTTTAACAAATACTCTTGGAAAATATGATCTTTACATTAATATTTATGGCGGGGGCATTTCGGGTCAGGCTGGTGCCATTAGGCATGGTATTGCAAGAGCTCTTTTTAATCTTGATGAAGAGCATAAGATGATTCTTAAATCTAATGGGTTTTTAACAAGAGATCCACGAAAAGTTGAACGTAAAAAGTTCGGGAAGAAAAAAGCTAGGAAGAGTTTTCAATTTTCTAAAAGATAA
- a CDS encoding ABC transporter permease, with translation MLKFTIQKLLETIPTLIAITFLCFLIMRLAPGNPFDSEKPIDPQVKEKLMQKYHLDKPFYMQAYYYITNILKGDFGPSLVKKDLNVSQYIKLGFPKSFTIGIISLIISLTLGILLGSLAAIKKNTRIDYIIRVAAIFGISVPTFVTGPILQYFLSVKLKLFYTSGWISERGGLANLVMPILTMSLPWIAIFTRIIRGSMLEILKSDFVRTAKAKGLSFNVIIRKHVLIGSMLPLISYVGPAFAGIISGSMVIEQIFRIAGMGIFTVEASLNRDYPLLMGSLLVYSTILLISILASDIVYKKLDPRT, from the coding sequence ATGTTAAAGTTTACCATACAAAAATTACTAGAAACAATACCCACTTTAATAGCAATAACTTTTTTGTGTTTTTTAATAATGAGACTTGCTCCCGGAAATCCATTTGATTCTGAGAAACCTATTGATCCTCAAGTCAAAGAAAAACTGATGCAAAAATACCATCTTGATAAACCTTTTTATATGCAAGCTTACTATTACATTACAAACATTTTAAAAGGAGATTTTGGGCCATCATTAGTAAAGAAAGATTTAAATGTCAGCCAATACATAAAATTAGGATTTCCTAAGTCATTTACAATCGGAATAATAAGCTTAATAATATCTCTCACACTTGGAATTTTGCTGGGATCATTAGCAGCAATAAAAAAAAATACTCGAATCGACTATATAATAAGAGTAGCAGCAATATTTGGAATTTCCGTACCCACCTTTGTAACTGGTCCTATTTTACAATATTTCCTATCTGTAAAGTTAAAATTATTTTACACTTCTGGATGGATTTCAGAACGTGGAGGTCTTGCAAATTTAGTTATGCCAATATTAACAATGAGTTTGCCATGGATAGCTATTTTTACACGCATCATTAGAGGTTCTATGCTAGAAATACTAAAGAGTGATTTTGTAAGAACAGCAAAAGCTAAGGGGCTTAGCTTTAATGTCATAATAAGAAAACATGTATTAATAGGCTCTATGCTCCCTCTCATAAGCTATGTAGGTCCTGCATTTGCTGGTATCATTTCTGGTAGTATGGTCATTGAACAAATATTTAGAATTGCTGGAATGGGTATATTTACAGTAGAAGCATCTCTAAACAGGGACTACCCGCTACTCATGGGTTCACTATTAGTATATTCAACAATATTGCTTATCTCCATTTTAGCATCTGATATTGTTTATAAAAAACTTGATCCAAGAACATAG
- a CDS encoding peptide ABC transporter substrate-binding protein: MKYKILIILSFLIVWLTSCSGDEHKNKITFRVTNEVEPDSLDPQLATSVQSFNIIMNIFSGLTTRETQTGGYKPGLAKSWDISADGLVYTLHLREDLVWSDGVPITAEGIRKSYLRVLNKETASQYVDIVKSAIKNAHDYFEGKIPESELGIKAIDNSTLEITLIAPKPYFLDMLVHQTFIPVPVHVIEKHGRNWTNPENIVTSGAYKLKTRIPNEKIVLEKNDKYYNASNVEIDEVIFYQVQGNTAYNMYVNDELDFLMNVASEYLDEARIRNDYYSHPINRVVYTAFNTTIKPLDNAKVREALTLAIDREALNKITLKGQSKPTRNLTPPFKNYSYDKKLKLFDPQRAKQLMAEAGYPDGAGFPTLKFKTSQRNGMAISAEFLQEQLKKILNINIDIEIEEWNTFLSSRSTGNYQMSYMGWTGDYLDPLTFLESLFTTENQGFGAYGYSNKQYDNLIKQSNFAKDPLQRQEILRQAEAIITEKDFPVAPLSILQSYYLFRHDKWTGWTPNVAEAYLYEEIKYKRENTNNKI; encoded by the coding sequence ATGAAATACAAAATATTAATTATTTTATCTTTTTTGATCGTGTGGCTAACTTCTTGTTCTGGCGATGAGCACAAAAATAAAATAACATTTAGGGTAACAAATGAAGTTGAACCAGATTCACTTGATCCTCAACTTGCTACTTCTGTTCAATCGTTCAACATAATTATGAACATATTTTCAGGCTTAACGACAAGAGAGACACAAACTGGTGGATATAAACCAGGACTAGCTAAATCTTGGGATATATCTGCAGATGGACTTGTATACACACTTCACTTGAGAGAAGATCTTGTTTGGAGTGATGGGGTACCTATTACTGCTGAAGGAATTCGAAAATCTTATCTTAGAGTTTTAAATAAAGAAACAGCTTCACAATATGTTGATATTGTTAAATCAGCAATCAAAAATGCACATGATTACTTTGAAGGTAAAATACCGGAATCTGAACTTGGCATTAAAGCTATAGATAATTCAACTTTAGAGATAACTTTAATTGCTCCAAAGCCTTATTTTCTTGATATGCTAGTACATCAAACATTTATACCAGTACCAGTTCATGTCATTGAAAAACATGGACGAAACTGGACAAATCCTGAAAATATAGTAACAAGTGGTGCATACAAATTAAAGACAAGAATCCCGAATGAAAAAATAGTGCTTGAAAAAAACGATAAGTATTATAATGCCTCAAATGTCGAAATAGATGAAGTGATATTTTATCAGGTACAAGGAAACACCGCTTATAACATGTACGTAAATGACGAGCTTGATTTTTTAATGAACGTAGCATCAGAATACTTAGATGAAGCTAGAATAAGGAATGATTACTATTCCCATCCTATAAATAGAGTAGTCTACACGGCATTTAATACCACTATCAAACCACTTGATAATGCAAAGGTTAGAGAAGCTTTAACTCTTGCCATTGATAGAGAAGCACTTAACAAAATTACTCTAAAGGGCCAATCAAAACCAACGAGAAACTTAACCCCACCATTTAAAAACTATTCTTACGACAAAAAATTAAAATTATTTGACCCACAAAGAGCAAAACAACTAATGGCTGAGGCTGGTTATCCTGATGGTGCTGGTTTTCCTACTCTTAAATTTAAAACCTCACAACGCAATGGAATGGCAATAAGTGCAGAATTCTTGCAAGAACAACTTAAAAAAATACTAAACATTAATATCGATATTGAAATTGAAGAATGGAATACATTCCTAAGTAGCAGAAGCACAGGCAATTATCAAATGTCATACATGGGATGGACAGGGGATTACTTAGACCCATTAACATTCCTTGAAAGTTTATTTACAACAGAAAATCAAGGATTTGGAGCATATGGATATTCAAACAAACAATATGACAATTTAATAAAACAATCAAATTTTGCAAAAGACCCACTACAAAGACAAGAAATCTTAAGACAAGCTGAGGCAATAATTACAGAAAAAGACTTCCCCGTTGCCCCACTCTCAATACTTCAATCATACTATCTCTTCAGACATGACAAATGGACTGGTTGGACTCCTAATGTTGCAGAAGCTTATCTTTATGAAGAAATAAAATACAAAAGAGAAAACACTAACAATAAAATATGA
- a CDS encoding peptide ABC transporter substrate-binding protein: MKIKRHTFMIFFFIAILSCGKESSKENLAFKISLGGEPKSIDPQLSEDKMGAHVISQMFTGIVDGDSQTGGYKPGLAQSWDISADGTIYTFHLRKGLVWSDGVPITAEGLRKSYLRILNKETASNYVGTIKSTIKNAEDYFEGKIPESELGIKAIDESTLEISIITPKPYFLDMLVHQSFTPVPVHVIEKHGQEWTKPENMVVSGAYKLKERQPNEKISLIKNDKYFNAKNVELQELIFYTINDASTAYRMYENNEIDMLTSASIPPDLIKEIKLRNDYYSSAINGLYYFSFNTHIKPLDNVKVREALTIAIDRETLTKKVIDNGSIPTRNISPNFNNYSYGKPLSLFDPQRAQQLMAEAGYPDGINFPQLKIKYNTSEGHKKISEFLQNQWSKILHINVELENEEWASFLASKQKGDYEISRAGWLGDYSDPLTFLSLFQKEFSHFSSYKYFNEEYENLITQSDLEQDPSKRQDILRKAESIIIEKDFPVAPIYIYAGNYLFRNDKWTGWAPNVAERFHLSELKRIK, translated from the coding sequence ATGAAAATAAAAAGACATACGTTTATGATATTTTTTTTCATAGCTATTCTATCCTGCGGCAAGGAAAGTAGCAAAGAAAATTTGGCATTTAAAATCAGCTTAGGAGGAGAACCTAAATCAATAGATCCTCAATTATCTGAAGATAAAATGGGTGCACATGTAATCTCGCAAATGTTTACTGGCATAGTAGATGGTGATTCACAAACTGGTGGATATAAACCAGGTCTAGCTCAATCTTGGGACATATCTGCAGATGGAACTATATATACATTTCACTTAAGAAAAGGTCTTGTTTGGAGTGATGGGGTTCCCATTACAGCTGAAGGTCTGCGAAAGTCTTATCTTAGAATATTAAACAAAGAAACAGCATCAAACTATGTAGGTACGATTAAGTCAACAATAAAAAATGCAGAAGATTACTTCGAGGGAAAAATACCGGAATCTGAACTTGGTATTAAAGCTATAGATGAATCAACACTGGAGATATCTATTATTACTCCAAAACCTTACTTTCTAGACATGCTAGTACACCAATCTTTCACACCAGTACCAGTGCATGTTATTGAAAAACATGGACAAGAATGGACAAAGCCTGAAAATATGGTAGTAAGTGGTGCATACAAGCTCAAGGAAAGACAACCCAACGAAAAAATATCACTTATAAAAAATGATAAATACTTTAATGCCAAAAACGTTGAATTACAAGAACTCATATTCTATACAATAAACGATGCCTCAACTGCCTATAGAATGTATGAAAATAATGAAATAGATATGCTGACATCTGCATCAATTCCACCTGATTTAATAAAAGAAATAAAATTAAGAAATGATTATTACTCATCCGCTATTAATGGTCTGTACTACTTTTCATTTAACACACACATCAAACCCCTTGATAATGTAAAGGTTAGAGAAGCTTTAACTATTGCTATTGATAGAGAAACATTAACAAAGAAAGTTATAGACAATGGTTCTATTCCTACAAGAAACATCAGTCCAAACTTTAATAATTATTCTTACGGAAAACCACTAAGCTTATTTGACCCACAAAGAGCACAACAACTAATGGCTGAAGCTGGTTATCCTGATGGTATAAATTTCCCTCAACTTAAAATTAAATATAATACAAGTGAAGGACACAAAAAAATTTCCGAATTTCTTCAAAATCAATGGTCAAAAATTTTACATATCAATGTTGAACTTGAAAATGAAGAATGGGCATCATTCTTAGCATCTAAACAAAAGGGAGACTATGAAATCTCAAGAGCTGGTTGGCTAGGAGATTACTCAGATCCATTAACATTCCTAAGTCTATTCCAAAAAGAGTTTTCACATTTTTCCTCATATAAATACTTTAATGAAGAATATGAAAATTTAATCACCCAATCTGATCTCGAGCAAGATCCAAGCAAAAGACAAGACATTTTAAGAAAAGCTGAATCAATAATTATAGAGAAAGATTTCCCAGTCGCTCCAATATACATATATGCAGGAAATTACCTATTTAGAAATGATAAATGGACTGGTTGGGCACCTAACGTTGCAGAAAGATTCCATCTATCTGAACTTAAAAGAATCAAATAA
- the rplM gene encoding 50S ribosomal protein L13, with amino-acid sequence MNRITNNKTIWIKPKYVEKKWYVIDASDKVLGRIATEAVKILRGKHKPYYTPHQDLGDNVIIVNASKIRLTGKKYSQKIYYRHSRYPGGLYSDTFRTLSERKPTAPLEIAIKGMLPKGPLGRELFRNLKVFADSNHTLKAQNLYKLEAN; translated from the coding sequence ATGAATAGGATAACGAATAATAAGACAATATGGATTAAGCCTAAGTATGTAGAGAAAAAATGGTATGTGATTGATGCGTCAGATAAAGTTCTTGGTAGAATTGCTACAGAAGCTGTTAAAATTTTGAGAGGTAAGCATAAGCCGTATTATACTCCTCACCAAGATTTAGGTGATAATGTTATAATTGTTAATGCTTCAAAGATTAGGCTTACTGGTAAGAAATATTCTCAGAAGATCTATTATAGACATTCAAGATATCCTGGAGGTCTTTATTCTGATACTTTTAGAACATTATCTGAGAGAAAGCCAACAGCTCCTCTTGAAATAGCTATTAAGGGTATGTTACCAAAGGGACCTTTGGGGCGTGAGCTTTTTAGGAATCTTAAAGTTTTTGCCGATTCTAATCATACGCTTAAAGCTCAAAATCTTTATAAATTAGAGGCAAATTAA
- a CDS encoding ABC transporter permease has product MNEYEKQDTCVEIQTANKRAWLRFKENKLAFISIFIIGFYILIAILRPILPTYKYYTQIVEHADLPPSLKYAGELWYEKELNFIKRLAAKEKREINEEEKAKLEEIKRKIETDVQKIDGKEIKIHKRIYLLGTDSLGRDLLARIIQGSQISISVGFIGAFISMIIGTIIGAVAGFFGGIIDRIITKIIEILYVLPTLLVIITLMTIMERNVIGLFIAISIISWLTIARIVRGQVKSLATSEFIQVARTLGATNSRMIFKHLIPNSFGMIVIITTMNVPSFIMLESFLSFLGLGISAPMTSWGELIKNGIPTFIEYPWKIFIPATVMTIFLLFMNFLGDGLRDAFDPKDNL; this is encoded by the coding sequence ATGAATGAATATGAAAAACAAGACACTTGCGTTGAAATCCAAACAGCAAACAAAAGAGCTTGGTTAAGATTTAAGGAAAATAAACTCGCATTTATTAGTATATTTATCATCGGATTTTACATACTAATTGCAATACTAAGACCAATACTACCAACGTACAAATACTATACCCAAATAGTAGAACATGCTGATTTGCCCCCATCTCTTAAGTATGCCGGAGAACTCTGGTATGAAAAAGAACTTAACTTCATAAAAAGATTAGCAGCAAAAGAAAAACGAGAAATAAACGAAGAAGAAAAAGCGAAACTAGAAGAAATCAAAAGAAAAATAGAAACCGATGTTCAAAAAATTGATGGAAAAGAAATTAAAATACACAAAAGAATATACCTACTAGGAACAGATAGTCTTGGAAGAGACTTGCTTGCAAGAATCATACAAGGAAGTCAGATATCAATATCTGTGGGCTTTATTGGGGCATTTATATCAATGATCATAGGCACTATAATAGGTGCGGTAGCGGGATTCTTTGGCGGTATTATCGATAGGATAATAACTAAAATAATAGAAATCCTTTATGTCCTACCTACCTTACTTGTCATAATAACTTTAATGACTATTATGGAAAGGAATGTCATCGGATTATTTATTGCAATTAGCATCATCTCATGGCTAACAATTGCCAGAATCGTAAGAGGACAAGTAAAATCACTTGCAACATCTGAATTTATACAGGTAGCTAGAACATTAGGTGCAACAAATAGTAGAATGATATTCAAACATTTAATTCCTAATAGCTTTGGAATGATAGTAATAATTACAACAATGAATGTCCCATCATTCATTATGCTTGAATCATTTCTATCATTTCTAGGTCTTGGAATATCAGCACCAATGACTAGTTGGGGAGAATTAATAAAAAATGGAATTCCTACATTTATTGAATACCCATGGAAAATCTTCATTCCAGCAACAGTCATGACAATATTCTTACTATTTATGAACTTTTTAGGCGATGGACTAAGAGATGCATTTGATCCAAAAGATAACCTTTAG
- a CDS encoding ABC transporter ATP-binding protein, with the protein MKNEKDIILKVENLVQTFTIGEDFLFWKNKRKVNAVNGISFEVERNKTLGLVGESGCGKSTTLRTIMQLYTPTSGSIYFNGKDITKLSKKELLKTKKDMQMVFQDPHTSLNPRMTIKEIIAEPLVIYNENKIFPRTKKEIEKRVNELIDITGLAKNMLSRYPHEFSGGQRQRIGIARALALNPKLLLLDEAVSALDVSIRAQILNLLKDLQKELSLSYLFISHDLAVVKYMSDKIAVMYLGVILEIAPREILFSNPKHPYTKTLIASIPDINPDKTQNKTIKLLDEPSLINMQNTSLTPENASLEEVEKDHFVSKYLFDEMNRLLNKNNT; encoded by the coding sequence ATGAAAAATGAAAAAGATATAATCCTTAAAGTAGAAAACTTAGTACAAACATTTACAATTGGAGAAGACTTTTTATTTTGGAAAAACAAACGTAAAGTAAATGCCGTCAATGGTATCAGCTTTGAAGTTGAGCGCAACAAAACACTAGGACTTGTTGGAGAGTCTGGATGTGGCAAATCAACAACCTTAAGAACAATAATGCAACTATATACACCAACATCTGGTAGCATATATTTCAATGGAAAAGATATTACTAAACTGTCAAAGAAAGAACTTTTAAAGACAAAAAAAGACATGCAGATGGTATTTCAAGACCCACATACATCTCTCAATCCAAGAATGACAATAAAAGAAATCATAGCAGAACCATTAGTTATATACAATGAAAATAAGATTTTCCCAAGAACCAAAAAAGAAATAGAAAAAAGAGTAAATGAATTAATAGATATTACTGGACTTGCAAAAAACATGCTATCTAGATATCCACACGAATTTTCAGGAGGACAAAGACAAAGAATAGGAATAGCAAGAGCACTTGCACTAAATCCCAAACTCTTACTGCTAGATGAAGCTGTCTCTGCACTAGATGTATCAATCAGAGCACAAATTTTAAATTTGCTTAAAGATCTACAAAAAGAATTAAGTTTATCTTATCTGTTCATTTCACACGACTTGGCAGTAGTAAAATATATGAGCGATAAAATCGCCGTAATGTATCTGGGAGTCATCCTAGAGATTGCTCCTAGAGAAATTTTATTCTCAAATCCCAAACATCCATACACAAAGACATTAATAGCATCTATTCCTGACATTAATCCTGACAAAACTCAAAATAAAACTATTAAGCTCCTTGATGAACCATCTTTAATAAATATGCAAAACACATCTTTAACACCAGAAAATGCATCTCTTGAGGAAGTCGAAAAGGATCATTTTGTATCTAAGTACCTCTTTGATGAAATGAATCGCTTGCTAAATAAAAATAATACTTAA
- a CDS encoding ABC transporter ATP-binding protein, which produces MREDYILDIRNLSIEFKLKHTTIHPVNNINLKMKKGEIRAIVGESGSGKSVTSMAILKLLPETTTVYKTGEILFEGQDLLKLNEKELQSIRGNKIAMIFQDPMTSLNPYLKISTQIEETIMLHQKLDKKAAKQKTIEMLKTVGIINAEERIKHYPHQFSGGMRQRVMIAMALSCRPSLLIADEPTTALDVTIQEQILLLIKNLSKKFNTSTILITHDLGVVAEICDTVSVMYQGKFVEEGTVQEIFKNPKHPYTIGLLKSILTLDKDPNEKLYSIKDHPIEPTTNKIEVI; this is translated from the coding sequence ATGAGAGAAGACTATATACTGGACATAAGAAATCTATCAATTGAATTTAAGTTAAAGCATACAACAATACATCCTGTAAACAACATAAATTTAAAAATGAAAAAGGGGGAAATTAGAGCCATTGTCGGGGAATCTGGAAGTGGAAAATCTGTCACAAGCATGGCAATATTAAAACTACTGCCTGAAACTACGACAGTATACAAAACTGGAGAAATACTATTTGAAGGTCAAGACTTACTAAAACTTAACGAAAAAGAACTTCAAAGTATTAGAGGTAATAAAATAGCAATGATATTCCAAGATCCAATGACTTCTCTAAATCCATACTTAAAAATATCTACACAAATTGAAGAAACAATAATGTTGCACCAAAAATTAGATAAAAAGGCAGCAAAGCAAAAAACAATAGAAATGTTAAAAACAGTCGGTATTATAAATGCCGAAGAGAGAATAAAACATTATCCACACCAATTTTCAGGAGGAATGAGACAAAGAGTTATGATTGCAATGGCTCTCAGTTGTCGCCCATCATTATTAATTGCAGATGAACCTACCACAGCTCTTGATGTTACAATTCAAGAACAAATATTATTACTCATTAAAAACCTGTCTAAAAAATTTAATACCTCCACCATATTAATAACCCATGATTTAGGAGTAGTTGCAGAAATATGCGATACAGTCTCTGTAATGTACCAAGGAAAATTTGTAGAAGAAGGTACAGTACAAGAAATATTTAAAAACCCTAAGCATCCATACACAATTGGGCTTTTAAAATCAATACTTACTCTTGATAAGGATCCAAATGAAAAACTTTATTCAATTAAAGATCATCCTATTGAACCTACTACAAATAAAATTGAGGTAATTTAA
- a CDS encoding 1-acyl-sn-glycerol-3-phosphate acyltransferase: protein MFTQNESFNKYFKGIENEFLSRFKSIEKINCLSNSYHEADSVSRSLVDTMIKRLLKDNSTIVGIQNILKLYEKTKSGKSSIILMEHYSNFDFPCFQFLLNEMNYKEVAEHIIPIAGVKLFKDDLLIKSLSLGYSVIFIYPPHAFIGVDHETIRERRVFNANSMRCVVDKKSSGYMILIFPTATRYRKDKPETKKIISEIASYFKLFDYFIMVGINGNILEVSPNGDMSCDLFKEDTLVYNATEIFDIFEYKNLILEKLNQEGLEPTKEILGSRIADDLEKRFEVLHEEGANIYNGLI from the coding sequence ATGTTTACACAGAATGAGAGTTTTAATAAATATTTTAAAGGTATAGAGAATGAATTCCTTAGTAGGTTTAAATCTATTGAAAAGATAAACTGTTTAAGTAATTCTTACCATGAAGCAGATTCTGTTAGTAGGAGTTTGGTTGATACAATGATCAAAAGACTTCTTAAGGATAATTCTACCATTGTTGGTATTCAAAATATTTTAAAACTTTATGAAAAAACTAAATCTGGCAAGTCTTCAATTATATTAATGGAACATTATAGTAATTTTGATTTTCCTTGTTTTCAGTTTTTGCTTAATGAAATGAATTATAAGGAAGTTGCGGAACATATTATTCCTATAGCTGGTGTTAAGCTTTTTAAAGATGATTTGTTGATTAAGAGTTTATCTTTGGGTTATAGTGTGATATTTATTTATCCCCCACATGCATTTATTGGTGTTGATCATGAAACGATTAGAGAGAGACGGGTTTTTAATGCTAATTCTATGAGATGTGTTGTGGATAAAAAGAGTAGTGGATATATGATTCTTATTTTTCCAACAGCCACAAGATATAGGAAGGATAAACCTGAGACTAAAAAAATAATTTCAGAAATTGCAAGTTACTTTAAGCTTTTTGATTATTTTATAATGGTTGGTATTAATGGAAATATTCTTGAAGTTTCACCAAATGGTGATATGTCTTGTGATCTTTTTAAAGAGGATACTCTTGTGTATAATGCAACAGAAATATTTGATATATTTGAATACAAAAATTTAATTTTAGAGAAGTTAAATCAAGAAGGTTTAGAACCAACAAAAGAGATTTTAGGTTCTAGAATTGCTGATGATTTGGAGAAACGTTTTGAGGTTCTTCATGAAGAGGGAGCCAATATATATAATGGTTTAATTTAG
- the eno gene encoding phosphopyruvate hydratase — translation MGFRIYEIKARQIIDSRGNPTVEADVILEDGSLGRAAVPSGASTGINEAVELRDGDKSVYMGKGVLKAVENIINIISPELEGMSALNQVEIDRKMLALDGTPNKSKLGANAILAVSMATARAAAEYLGLKVYQYLGAYKANILPTPMCNIINGGAHSDNCVDFQEFMIMPIGAKTFNDAIRMSAEVFHTLKGILSKRGYATSVGDEGGFAPNLKSNEEACEVIMEAIKNAGYTPGTDIAIALDPATSELYDPETKKYVLRWSTKEELTSEEMVEYWAKWVEKYPIISIEDGMAEEDWDGWKKLTDKIGDKVQLVGDDLFVTNTSFLKKGIEMKVANAILIKVNQIGTLTETFEAVEMAKKAGYTAIVSHRSGETEDTTIADLVVALGTGQIKTGSLSRTDRIAKYNQLLRIEEELGSIAEYHGRDVFYSIKKQ, via the coding sequence ATGGGCTTTCGTATTTATGAAATAAAAGCTAGGCAAATAATTGATTCTAGAGGAAATCCAACTGTCGAAGCAGATGTAATACTTGAAGACGGTTCTCTAGGTAGGGCAGCTGTTCCATCAGGAGCATCAACAGGAATAAATGAAGCTGTTGAACTGAGAGATGGTGATAAATCTGTTTACATGGGAAAAGGAGTACTTAAAGCAGTTGAAAATATAATAAATATCATATCTCCAGAGCTTGAAGGAATGAGTGCCTTAAACCAAGTCGAAATCGACAGAAAAATGCTTGCACTTGACGGAACTCCTAACAAATCAAAACTTGGAGCTAATGCTATTCTTGCAGTTTCAATGGCCACAGCTAGAGCAGCAGCTGAATATCTTGGACTTAAAGTTTATCAATATCTTGGTGCCTACAAAGCCAACATCTTACCTACACCTATGTGTAACATTATAAATGGCGGCGCCCACTCTGATAACTGTGTTGATTTTCAAGAATTTATGATAATGCCAATTGGAGCTAAAACTTTTAATGACGCAATAAGAATGTCTGCTGAGGTTTTTCACACACTCAAGGGTATTTTAAGCAAAAGGGGCTACGCAACATCTGTTGGGGATGAAGGCGGATTTGCACCAAATCTAAAGTCAAACGAAGAAGCTTGTGAAGTTATTATGGAAGCCATCAAAAATGCAGGATATACACCTGGAACAGATATCGCAATTGCCCTTGATCCAGCAACATCTGAATTATATGATCCAGAAACAAAAAAATATGTACTTAGATGGTCAACAAAAGAAGAACTCACATCCGAAGAAATGGTTGAATATTGGGCAAAATGGGTAGAAAAATATCCTATTATATCAATTGAAGATGGCATGGCTGAAGAAGACTGGGACGGATGGAAAAAGCTTACAGATAAGATTGGGGATAAAGTTCAACTTGTTGGTGATGATTTATTTGTAACAAACACATCATTCCTTAAAAAAGGAATTGAAATGAAAGTTGCAAATGCAATTCTCATTAAAGTAAATCAAATTGGAACATTAACTGAAACTTTTGAAGCTGTAGAGATGGCCAAAAAAGCAGGATATACTGCGATAGTTTCACATCGCTCAGGAGAAACAGAAGATACAACGATTGCCGATCTTGTTGTTGCGCTTGGAACAGGACAAATCAAAACAGGCTCCTTATCAAGGACAGACAGAATAGCTAAGTATAATCAACTCTTAAGAATAGAAGAAGAACTAGGCAGTATTGCTGAATACCATGGAAGAGATGTCTTTTATTCCATTAAAAAACAATAA